The DNA window ACCACAAGAGCCGGCGTGATGCTGGAAAGCAGGCCAGTGATCCGCGGGAGCGTCTCGGCCCCCGATTGCAACACGAATTCATAGCCGGACCGTTCAAGGCGGTCGCCAATTCCACCATAGATCTGCGGATAGGTGGGGCCGAGATCCCAGCTCGGCAGGATGCCGAGCACTAGCCGGCTGTTGCCGGAACGCAGCAGCCGGGCTGCGGCGGAAGGGACGTAGCCCATGTCCCGGGCGGCCTTCTTCACACGGGCGACCGTATCATCAGGAATTCCGCTGCCGGGCGTACCGTTCAGGGCGTAGCTGACCGTCGCCCGCGACAGGCCGACGGCCCTGGCGATGTCGCTGGTCGTAACTCGTGTCGTTCTTTTCATCAGTGCATGCCCGCCATCCTGCCGCGCCCCGCCGACGCTCACGGCCGACGTTCTAGCAGAGCGGCCACGTGAAGATAGGAGAAGATTCCGCTTGCATAATGCACTTACACGAGTAAGTTGTCGCGCGGAACTTACACGAGTAAGTTACCAGATTATCAGCGAAGGGAAGAGTCTTGTTGAGCGATAGGGTTGAAATAGGCGGCGCGCGGGCCGACGGAAAGCTGACGGGAGGGCAGCGGCGCGCGATGTTCGCCGCAACGCTCGGCACGCTGATCGAATGGTATGACTACGCGCTTTACGGTGTTGCTGCGGGTCTGGTCATCTCCCCGCTGTTCTTCCCGCAGGCGATCGGCGACACGGCGGCGATCGTGGCTTTCGCCACCTTCGCAGTCGGGTTCCTGATCCGGCCGCTCGGCGGCCTGGTGATCGCCCATATCGGCGACACCATCGGCCGCAAGCCTGCGCTGATTCTGACGATCCTGCTCATGGGGATCGCCACGACCGCCATCGGCGTACTGCCAACCGCCGCGCAGATCGGCATCTGGGCGCCGATCCTGCTCGTGTTCCTTCGTGCGCTTCAGGGCTTCGGCGCCGGCGCCGAGCTTTCGGGTGCGCTGACGGTCGCGGCGGAATACACGCCGGCGAGCCGTCGCGGCTTCTTCACGGGCGTCATCAACGGCGTCGGCGCTGCCGGTTCCGCCATTGCGATGATTGCCTTCATGCTCGTGTCGCAGATGGACAACGAAGCGTTCCTGGCCTGGGGCTGGCGTATCCCGTTCCTGTTTTCCGCCGTGCTGTTCGTGCTTGCGCTCTATATCCGGCGCACGCTGGAGGAATCGCCGGAGTATCTCGCGGCGAAGGAGAAGAGCGAGCTTCAGGCGAAGGAAGCCCACATTCCGCTGGCGCAGGTGTTCAGGAGCAGCCCGCGCCGCATGGTCCTCGGCATACTGCTGTGGACCGGCCACAACGCGAACGCCTATATCGTGCTGGCCTTCGCGCTGAGCTATCTGACCAACACCGTCGGCTTCACCCGTACCGAAGGCCTGACGATCACGCTGGGCGCGACCCTGCTCGGCTGCTTCGCCGCTCCGTTCTGGGGCGCTGTCGCCGACAGGCGCGGGGCAAAGCAGGTCTATGGCTGGACCATGGTCTTCGGCGCTCTCTTTGCCATCCCGCTGTTCATGATGATGAGCACGGGGCAGTTCTGGATCGCCATGCTCGGCTTGTGCATCGCTTCGGGCATCGTGCTCGGCGGCACCAGCGGCTCGGCGGGTGCGGTCACGACGAACCTTTTCCCACCGGAATTCCGGTTCTCCGGGGTCGCCGTCTCCAAGGAAATCAGCGCTGCCGCCATCGCCGGCCCGACCCCTTTCATCGCCGCCGCCCTGGTTGCAGCCAATGGCGGGCAACCTTGGTACACCGCGACCTATGTGGCCGCCTGTTGCCTCGTCACCGTGATCTCGCTGCTGCTGATGGGCCGTGGGGTCGGCAATGTCGGTATCGAGAAAATCCGGTAGGGGCCGACGATGAACCGCCGCTTGCCGCGTTACAGAGATCTGAAGGATCTGATCCGCTTCAGGGCGTTTGATTTTGCAGGAACGAGACGCAGGCTCGCCTCGGCCTGGACGATCGACGACCTGCGCACAATCGCCCGGCGGCAGACTCCGGCCGGCCCGTTCGACTATGTCGATGGCTCGGCCGAGGACGAGGTCACGATCCGCAAGGTTCGCGACTATTTCCGCGAGGTGGAGTTCCAGCCGGGCATCCTGCGCGACGTGTCGGCGAACGACCCGTCCACGGAACTCTTCGGCAAGCGGATGCACTTGCCGTTCGGCTTCGCGCCGACGGGCTTCACGCGGCTGATGCATACGGCGGGCGAACGTGCCGTGGCGAAGGTGGCGGGCGAAAAGGGCATTCCCTATGCGCTCTCCACCATGGGGACCACCAGCATCTCCGATCTCGCCACCGCCGCGCCGGCCACCCATAAATGGTTCCAGCTTTACCTTTGGAAGGACCGTGACTTGTCGCGGCAGTTCATCGAGACCGCGAAGCGCTGCGGCTACGATGCGCTGGTCGTCACGGTCGATGTGCCGACGGCGGGCAACCGGTTGCGCGATTTGCGCAACGGCATGACCATGCCGCCGCAACTGACGCTGAAATCGCTGATCGACGCATCGCTCAGGCCGCGCTGGTGGTTCGACCTGCTGACGACGGAACCGCCCCGCTTCGCTTTCGCCTCGGAGGATTCCGGGGCCGGCGCGGCCGCGCTCGTCGCCCGGCTTTACGACCCGGCGGCGAAGCTGGAAGACATCGGCTGGATGCGCGAGGCCTGGGACGGTCCGCTTGTCGTCAAGGGCATCCAGACCCTGGATGATGCCAGGCGCGTCGCCGATTTCGGCGCGGACGGCATCGTTCTGTCCAATCACGGCGGGCGTCAGCTCGACCGTGCCCCGCTGCCGCTGCGCCTGCTACCCGAGGCGGTCGAGGCCGTGGGACGGCGGACGACGGTCATGATCGACACTGGGATCACCAGCGGCGCCGACATCGTCGCCGCGCTTGCGCTCGGCGCGAAATTCGCGTGGGTCGGTCGCGCCTATCTCTACGGCCTGATGGCGGGCGGGGAGGCCGGCGTGATGCGGGCGGCAGAGATTCTCGAATCCGAAATCGTGCGCACCATGAAGCTGCTCGGCGTCCAGCGGATCGATCAACTGAATCCTGACCATGTTCTCCTGCTGGAGGACGTGCAGGCAAGGGCGACCGCGCGGGCACAACGGCGCCTGGCCGTAAACGCGACGCGGGAAAGAAGCGAAGTATGAGCTACGGCGTAGAGAAGATTTCGGGCTCCCGGCGCACGCAGGCCAACGACATCCGCGGCCAGCTTCGTCACCGGGCCTTGCGGGGAACCTTCCAGATCATTCCGGATCCGGTGGTGACGGAGATCCTCGCGGCCGCCGGGGCGGATTTCGCGCTCGTCGACGGAGAGCACGGCGCGATCGGCATCGAGCGCCTCGAAAGCCTCGTCAGGGCGGGGGACGCGCGGGGGCTGCCCATCCTCTACCGCGCGGCCTCGGCGAGCGACGATATCTCCAAGGCGCTGGACACCGGGATCGCAGGGATTGTCGTCCCACGGGTCGAACGCGCGCAGGAAGCGCGGCAGGTCGTGCAGGCGGTCCGTTTTCCGCCACTGGGCGCGCGCGGGATCGGCCCCGGCCGAGCCGCGCTGTTCGGGCTCGACATGGCAAGTCTACGCCAACGCGCCAACGACGACCTGCTGCTGTGCTTGATGATCGAGACGCGAACCGGTCTCGAGGCACTCGATGCCATCCTGGCGGTGGAAGGCGTCGACGCCATCATGATCGGCCCGGCAGACCTTGCCTCCAGTCTGGGCGTCGCCGCGGGCAGCGCGGAACATTCCGCCGCCATTGAGATGATCAGGAGCCGCACCCTTGCGACGGGCAAGATATGCGGCATTCATTGCCGCGACGCACAAGACGCCGCATCCCGCGAAACCGATGGCTTCCATATGCTCGCAATCGGCCTCGATACTGCGTTTCTGGCCGAGGCAGCGACGCGCAATTTCACCGAACAGCGATAAGCCCGCCAGCCCTCAGATGTTTGAGCGACCTGCTGGGCGGTTTTTGCGGCAAGCTCCGAGAAAGGTGAAGGCGATCGTCTTGCGGGCGCACTTTCAGCATGCGCTGTCGTTCGCAAGTTCCTGATCCGAGTCGCTGCAGAACTGACTGTCCACTCGCTATCGCGTCGGCGTGACCCGCCAGATCCTGTTGCCGACGTCATCAGCCACGAGGAGCGCCCCATCCCGGGCGATCGCGACGCCGACGGGCCGGCCGAGCGCCTTGTCATCGGGGCTAAGAAAACCGGTGAGGATGTCCTCGGGCGGCCCTGATGGTTTGCCGTTGGCGAATGGCACGAAGATCACCTTGTAGCCGCTCCGCGGAGCGCGATTCCAGGAACCGTGCTGGCCCACGAAGGCGCCGTTCTTCATCTTGGCGCCGAACAGGTCACCCGTATTGAAGGTCAGGCCGAGCGAAGCAGTGTGCGGGCCGAGCGCATAGTCGGGCTTGATCGCTCGTGCGACCAGATCCGGTTTCTGCGGTTTGACGCGCACATCCACGTGCTGCCCGTACCAACTGTAGGGCCAGCCGTAGAAGCCGCCGTCCTGGACCGAAGTCATGTAGTCCGGCACGAGGTCGGACCCGATCTCGTCGCGCTCGTTAACGACGACCCACAACGCGCCGCTGTCGGGTTGCCACGAGAGCCCGTTGGGGTTGCGGAGGCCGGACGCGAACAGCCGCATCTGCCGGGTGGCAAGGTCGATCTCGTGGACAGCGGCACGTCCCTTCTCCTCGTCCATGCCGTTTTCGCCGACGTTGGAATTGGATCCGACCGTCGCGTAGAGCTTGGTGCCGTCGCGGCTGGCGATCACGTCCTTCGTCCAGTGATGGTTGCGGCCGGCCGGCAGGTCCACGATCTTCTCGGCCGGCGCGGCGATCTCCGTGGCGCCCCCCTGGTATGGGAAGGCGACGACCGCATCGGCATTGGCGACGTAGAGGGTGCCTCCAAGGAGCGTCATTCCGAAGGGCGAGTTGAGGCCGGTCAGGAACGCAGTCCTTGTCTCGGCCACGCCGTCGCCGTCCTGGTCGCGCAACAGGGAGATTCGGTTGGCGCTCTCGGTCCGCGCACCCGCCTGGCTCTGGAAGAGGTTCATGAAATAGCCCCGAAGCGAGAAGCCCTCGTCGGGCTTGGGCGGCGCGTTGCTTTCTGCAACGAGCACGTCGCCGTTCGGCAGTACGTGCAGCCAGCGCGGATGGTCCAGCCCACCTGCGAATTCGTTGACCGCATAGCCCTGCGCCGCAGTCGGCAACGTCCCTTCGGGCCAGGGCGTCGCCTTGGCCACGTTGATGTTCGGTATCCATTCCGGCCGCGGCTTTGCGAGTGTGGGGTTCGGACCATAGGTCTGCTCGATCGGTACGGTCGCCTCGTCGCGAAAAAATGCGCAACCGCCGCCGGCGGCGACGAGGACCGCAACGGCAGGAAGGATGACAAGGTGCTTTTTCATGGAGGCCTCGCGCTTTATGTTATCGAAACGCCCTCAAGGCCCTAGTGTTTCCCGCCCCCGTCGCAAAGTTGAGAAGTAGGCGGATTCGGCGTCGATCTGGTGGTCGGAGAGCGTCTTCGGAGCGCGTCGATGCCGCCGGGCGGCAGCCACGAGACCATGGAAAAATTCACCCCGCTTGTCCGCATCATCGAGGAACTCCCCGACGGCGGTGTGAGCAGGACAAGCCCGGTTCGAGCCGCCGCTTGTCGGTCAGGACACAAGAGTTTCGACCCGGCGGCTGGTCATTTTAGTATCGTTGTGACATAAGCCACCCTCATCGCAACGAACCTCCTGGTTCCGCGCGGATCAATCTTAGTAGAACAAAGGAGAGCGCCCCGCTCCCGGAGCCGGGCCCAGCATTGTATGCATTTTGCGACTGAAAGCGACCTTTCGGAGAACCACCGGCCGGTCAAGATCAGGGTCAAGAACGTTTTCAAGGTTTTCGGCGAGCGGCCGGAAAAAGCCCTCGACCTTCTGAAAACCGGCAAGACCAAATCAGAAATTCACGCCGAGACCGGCTGCACCATCGGCGTCAACGACGCAAGTTTCGATATCCGCGCCGGCGAGATCTTCGTCCTCATGGGGCTTTCGGGCTCTGGCAAATCCACCATGCTGCGCCTGATCAACCGACTGATCGAGGCGACGTCCGGATCGATCGAGATCGAGGGTCGCGACGTCGCGCGCATGCCGCGCAGCGAGCTGATCGCGCTTAGGCGCCGCGACATCAGCATGGTTTTCCAGTCATTCGCGCTACTGCCGAACCGCAGCGTCATCGACAATGCCGCGTTCGGGCTTGAAATCGCCGGCGTCGGCGAGACCGAGCGCAGGCAGCGGGCCCGTACTATACTGAGGGCCGTCGGACTGGACGGTCATGACGATAGCCGGATCGACGAGTTGTCCGGCGGCATGAAGCAGCGCGTGGGCCTTGCCCGAGCGCTGGCAGGCGAGCCTAGCGTGCTGCTGATGGACGAGGCCTTTTCTGCGCTCGACCCGCTTATCCGGACCGAAATGCAGGACGAACTGGTGCGCCTTCAAGCCGAACACAGCCGCACCATCGTGTTCGTCAGCCACGACCTCGACGAGGCGATGCGGATCGGCGATCGCATATGCATCATGCAGAACGGCGAGGTCGTTCAGGTGGGCACGCCTGACGAAATCGTGCTCAGGCCCGCCAACGACTACGTCCGCTCCTTCTTCCGCAACGTCGACGTCTCGCAGGTCTTCCGCGCCGGTGATGTGGCGCGCAAGACCCAGGTGACGATCATCGAGCGCCAGGGCGTCTCAACCGCAGCGGCGCTGGAACGCATGGAGCATTTCGATCGGGACGTCGCCATCATCCTCGGCCGCGACAA is part of the Mesorhizobium shangrilense genome and encodes:
- a CDS encoding alpha-hydroxy acid oxidase — translated: MNRRLPRYRDLKDLIRFRAFDFAGTRRRLASAWTIDDLRTIARRQTPAGPFDYVDGSAEDEVTIRKVRDYFREVEFQPGILRDVSANDPSTELFGKRMHLPFGFAPTGFTRLMHTAGERAVAKVAGEKGIPYALSTMGTTSISDLATAAPATHKWFQLYLWKDRDLSRQFIETAKRCGYDALVVTVDVPTAGNRLRDLRNGMTMPPQLTLKSLIDASLRPRWWFDLLTTEPPRFAFASEDSGAGAAALVARLYDPAAKLEDIGWMREAWDGPLVVKGIQTLDDARRVADFGADGIVLSNHGGRQLDRAPLPLRLLPEAVEAVGRRTTVMIDTGITSGADIVAALALGAKFAWVGRAYLYGLMAGGEAGVMRAAEILESEIVRTMKLLGVQRIDQLNPDHVLLLEDVQARATARAQRRLAVNATRERSEV
- a CDS encoding PQQ-dependent sugar dehydrogenase — encoded protein: MKKHLVILPAVAVLVAAGGGCAFFRDEATVPIEQTYGPNPTLAKPRPEWIPNINVAKATPWPEGTLPTAAQGYAVNEFAGGLDHPRWLHVLPNGDVLVAESNAPPKPDEGFSLRGYFMNLFQSQAGARTESANRISLLRDQDGDGVAETRTAFLTGLNSPFGMTLLGGTLYVANADAVVAFPYQGGATEIAAPAEKIVDLPAGRNHHWTKDVIASRDGTKLYATVGSNSNVGENGMDEEKGRAAVHEIDLATRQMRLFASGLRNPNGLSWQPDSGALWVVVNERDEIGSDLVPDYMTSVQDGGFYGWPYSWYGQHVDVRVKPQKPDLVARAIKPDYALGPHTASLGLTFNTGDLFGAKMKNGAFVGQHGSWNRAPRSGYKVIFVPFANGKPSGPPEDILTGFLSPDDKALGRPVGVAIARDGALLVADDVGNRIWRVTPTR
- a CDS encoding MFS transporter is translated as MSDRVEIGGARADGKLTGGQRRAMFAATLGTLIEWYDYALYGVAAGLVISPLFFPQAIGDTAAIVAFATFAVGFLIRPLGGLVIAHIGDTIGRKPALILTILLMGIATTAIGVLPTAAQIGIWAPILLVFLRALQGFGAGAELSGALTVAAEYTPASRRGFFTGVINGVGAAGSAIAMIAFMLVSQMDNEAFLAWGWRIPFLFSAVLFVLALYIRRTLEESPEYLAAKEKSELQAKEAHIPLAQVFRSSPRRMVLGILLWTGHNANAYIVLAFALSYLTNTVGFTRTEGLTITLGATLLGCFAAPFWGAVADRRGAKQVYGWTMVFGALFAIPLFMMMSTGQFWIAMLGLCIASGIVLGGTSGSAGAVTTNLFPPEFRFSGVAVSKEISAAAIAGPTPFIAAALVAANGGQPWYTATYVAACCLVTVISLLLMGRGVGNVGIEKIR
- the proV gene encoding glycine betaine/L-proline ABC transporter ATP-binding protein ProV, which translates into the protein MHFATESDLSENHRPVKIRVKNVFKVFGERPEKALDLLKTGKTKSEIHAETGCTIGVNDASFDIRAGEIFVLMGLSGSGKSTMLRLINRLIEATSGSIEIEGRDVARMPRSELIALRRRDISMVFQSFALLPNRSVIDNAAFGLEIAGVGETERRQRARTILRAVGLDGHDDSRIDELSGGMKQRVGLARALAGEPSVLLMDEAFSALDPLIRTEMQDELVRLQAEHSRTIVFVSHDLDEAMRIGDRICIMQNGEVVQVGTPDEIVLRPANDYVRSFFRNVDVSQVFRAGDVARKTQVTIIERQGVSTAAALERMEHFDRDVAIILGRDKTFHGMVSRDSLIETCRDGAGDRYRRAFLPNVEPIPASENLANVLGKVAASTWPVPVTDDANRYLGSISKSALLEALDRTA
- a CDS encoding HpcH/HpaI aldolase family protein, which produces MSYGVEKISGSRRTQANDIRGQLRHRALRGTFQIIPDPVVTEILAAAGADFALVDGEHGAIGIERLESLVRAGDARGLPILYRAASASDDISKALDTGIAGIVVPRVERAQEARQVVQAVRFPPLGARGIGPGRAALFGLDMASLRQRANDDLLLCLMIETRTGLEALDAILAVEGVDAIMIGPADLASSLGVAAGSAEHSAAIEMIRSRTLATGKICGIHCRDAQDAASRETDGFHMLAIGLDTAFLAEAATRNFTEQR